Proteins encoded together in one Branchiostoma lanceolatum isolate klBraLanc5 chromosome 11, klBraLanc5.hap2, whole genome shotgun sequence window:
- the LOC136445387 gene encoding atrial natriuretic peptide receptor 2-like isoform X3: MAWIKAPPEKITAGHGFNVTYSLHLPDTFYTHAVTENILPHGNATVAKDWCHHHPCPAAWKSTQDNCCVYHVNVHSCPQESLEGSEKICGPWIPDDGEIFTHTIAMAGQADVVNWTSYMQLWKTGSHSLIAHIKVGTLQAALEAKTQVVAATSCGDGNCDNDETCDTCPRDCLPCPMTDQIKAAIAAPVTFAFCLLMATLAWFQYQKQKMFWDESWIIDYGDIKPDHGIRGFMGSILSVNTGNSSTINTSLVSTQNNINSRTQRKQIFAQTGIFDGRTVAIKKVQKQCFQLTKTIRREVQQVRGLDHPNLCKFIGGSIEVPSVAIITEYCPKGSLNDVLLNDDIPLNWGFRFSFATDVARAMAYLHDKKIFHGRLKSSNCIIDDRWVVKISDYGLQIFRKEDVVTYEDTYRQQLARVYFPPEVHHCPDLRYTGPTDVYSFAVILAEIGSRNDPSLPDDVECLDPTWRPSLPELCNKTQSENDCPRPHDYIELIQRCWGEQPIQRPTFEQIKKILHRINPEKINPVDQMMNLMEKYSKHLEVLVAERTADLLHEKQKTDRLLYSMLPKSVADDLRQGKPAQATGFSACTIFFSDIVGFTTLSSTSTPIQVVTLLNKLYTTFDEIVDNYDVYKVETIGDAYMVVSGVPRENGDRHASEIASMAVDLVAACETFRVPHRGEERIRIRAGMHSGPVVAGVVGLKMPRYCLFGDTVNTASRMESTGEALKIQCSDTCYQILRQLGGYRLQLRGTLPIKGKGDMTTWWLQGKDLDLSKSGMRQSICENTMLDDERTGATAMCPIALPGEQPRHFSLPPLATVLPHPASHLPFPGQPSPSSQSSCFPQPFKRSRLQPTSCSCPVHHSLQHSNQSFPCLSIHPATSHMFCASCPRECPPHAPF, encoded by the exons CTTGAAGGATCAGAGAAGATTTGTGGACCATGGATCCCTGACGATGGAGAAATCTTCACCCACACTATAGCCATGGCTGGCCAGGCAGATGTGGTGAACTGGACAAGCTACATGCAGCTGTGGAAAACAGGGTCGCACTCTCTCATCGCACACATTAAAGTGGGGACATTGCAAGCTGCACTGGAGGCAAAGACTCAAGTTGtagcagctacat CCTGTGGTGACGGCAACTGTGATAATGACGAGACATGTGACACCTGTCCACGAGACTGCCTTCCCTGCCCCATGACAGACCAGATCAAGGCTGCCATCGCTGCCCCTGTGACCTTCGCCTTCTGTTTGCTGATGGCCACACTAGCG TGGTTCCAATATCAGAAACAGAAAATGTTCTGGGACGAGAGCTGGATCATCGACTACGGTGATATCAAACCAG ATCATGGGATTCGTGGTTTCATGGGCAGCATTCTGAGTGTGAACACTGGAAACAGCAGCACCATCAACACCAGTCTGGTGTCCacacaaaacaacatcaacagccGAACTCAGCGCAAGCAGATCTTTGCACAGACAGGAATTTT TGATGGCAGGACAGTGGCAATAAAGAAGGTCCAAAAGCAATGCTTTCAACTGACCAAGACCATCAGGAGGGAAGTACAACAAGTCAG GGGTCTTGACCATCCAAACCTCTGTAAGTTCATTGGTGGATCCATTGAAGTGCCAAGTGTTGCTATCATCACTGAGTACTGCCCAAAAGGAAGCCTGAATGATGTCTTGCTGAATGATGACATTCCACTTAACTGGGGTTTCAG GTTCTCCTTTGCCACAGACGTTGCCCGTGCAATGGCCTATCTGCATGATAAGAAGATTTTCCATGGCCGCCTAAAGTCGTCCAACTGCATCATTGATGACCGATGGGTGGTGAAGATTTCAG ACTATGGACTGCAGATCTTCAGGAAGGAAGATGTTGTGACTTATGAGGACACCTACCGACAACAGCTGGCACGAGTGTATTTCCCGCCTGAGGTCCACCACTGTCCCGACCTCCGctatactggccctactgatgtatacag CTTTGCTGTCATACTTGCAGAGATTGGTTCCAGGAATGATCCATCACTACCA GATGATGTGGAGTGTCTTGATCCAACGTGGCGTCCCAGCCTGCCAGAACTCTGCAACAAGACACAATCGGAGAATGACTGCCCTCGGCCTCACGATTACATAGAG CTCATCCAACGCTGCTGGGGTGAGCAGCCTATACAGCGGCCAACATTTGAGCAGATCAAAAAGATTCTACATCGCATCAATCCTGAAAAAATCAACCCTGTGGACCAGATGATGAACTTG ATGGAGAAATACTCCAAACACCTGGAAGTGCTTGTGGCGGAGCGAACTGCAGACCTCCTTCATGAGAAACAAAAAACAGATCGGCTGCTCTACA gcatgcTACCGAAGTCAGTAGCTGATGACCTTCGACAGGGCAAACCAGCGCAGGCAACAGGGTTTTCTGCATGCACCATCTTCTTCAG TGACATCGTGGGCTTCACAACATTGTCCAGCACCAGCACTCCAATCCAGGTGGTCACTCTGCTCAACAAGCTCTACACAACCTTTGATGAGATCGTAGACAACTATGATGTTTACAAAGTAGAGACAATTGGAGATGCAT ATATGGTGGTATCAGGAGTTCCCAGGGAAAATGGTGACAGGCACGCAAGCGAGATTGCAAGTATGGCAGTGGACCTGGTGGCAGCATGTGAAACATTCCGTGTCCCACATCGTGGAGAGGAACGAATCAGAATCAGAGCCGGAATGCATTCAG GGCCAGTTGTGGCTGGTGTGGTTGGCTTAAAAATGCCTCGATACTGTCTGTTTGGTGACACTGTGAACACTGCATCCAGGATGGAATCCACTGGTGAAG CCCTAAAGATCCAGTGCAGTGACACCTGTTACCAAATCCTCCGACAGTTGGGAGGCTACAGGCTACAACTCCGTGGCACTCTCCCAATCAAG GGAAAAGGTGACATGACAACCTGGTGGCTCCAAGGGAAGGATCTGGACCTGTCCAAGAGTGGCATGAGGCAGTCTATTTGTGAGAACACAATGCTTGATGATGAAAGAACAGGTGCAACTGCCATGTGCCCCATTGCCTTGCCAGGTGAGCAGCCAAGACACTTCTCCCTGCCTCCGCTGGCAACTGTGCTCCCCCATCCTGCCAGTCACCTGCCCTTCCCAGGCCAGCCCTCACCATCATCCCAAAGTAGCTGCTTCCCCCAGCCATTCAAGAGGTCCAGATTGCAGCCCACTTCATGCagctgccctgtccatcacagtTTGCAGCACTCAAACCAGTCTTTTCCCTGCCTCAGCATCCACCCTGCCACCTCTCACATGTTCTGTGCCTCCTGTCCTAGAGAATGTCCTCCACATGCCCCATTCTAG